The region TTCTTATCTGCTTCAGCATTCATTTCAGCTTCTTTAACAGCTTTTTCAATTTCTTCATCAGTTAATTTAGTGGAAGAAGTGATAGTAATAGATTGTTCTTTACCAGTTCCTTTATCTTGTGCAGTAACATTAATTATACCGTTTGCATCGATATCAAAGGTTACTTCAATTTGAGGCATTCCTCTTGGTGCAGGAGGTATTCCTACTAACTGGAACCTTCCAAGAGTAGTGTTATCTGTTGCCATTTTTCTTTCTCCTTGAACTACATGGATATCTACAGAAGGTTGGTTATCAGCTGCAGTTGAGAATATCTGGCTTTTTTTAGCAGGAATTGTGGTGTTTCTTTCAATAAGGGTAGTGGATACTCCACCTAAAGTTTCAATACCTAAGGATAATGGGGTAACGTCTAAGAGAACTAAGTCTTTAATTTCTCCAGCAAGCACTCCTCCTTGAATAGCTGCACCCATTGCTACACATTCCATTGGGTCGATTCCTCTTTCTACTGGTTTGCCAATGAAGTTTTCTACGAATTTTTGTACAATTGGCATTCTAGTAGGCCCGCCTACAAGAATGATTTTGCTAATGTCATTTTTGCTCATTTTAGCATCGTCTAATGCCTGTTTAATTGGCTGGCCACATTTGTTTACGATAGGATCTACTAATTCTTCTAATTTTGCTCTGGTTAAATTGTTAATAAGGTTGTGAGGTTTTCCATCTGCACCTATACATATGAATGGTAAGTTCACTTCACTGGTTAAGGTAGTTGACAATTCGATTTTTGCTTTTTCAGATGCTTCTCTTAATCTTTGCACTGCTTGATCATCATTCATTAAGTCAATACCAGTTTCAGCTTTAAATTCAGATGCTAAGTAGTTCATTATTGCATTATCCATGTCAGTACCACCAAGTTGGGTATCACCACTGGTAGATTGTACTTCAAATACTCCTCCACCAAATTCCATGATGGTTACATCTAAGGTACCTCCACCTAAATCAAATACTAAAATGTTTACATCATCATCATCTTGCTTGTCAATACCATAAGCGAGGCTTGCTGCAGTAGGTTCGTTTACAAGCCTTACTACATCAAGGCCAGCAATAGTTCCTGCATCTTTAGTTGCAGTTCTTTGGTTGTCATCAAAGTAAGCCGGTACAGTAATAACTGCTTTTTCAATAGGTTCTCCTAAGAAAGATTCTGCATCTTTTTTAATTTTTTGTAAGATTTTTGCAGAGATTTCTTGGGGAGTGTATTGTTTTCCTTGGATAGTTACTTTGTAATCAGTACCCATTTTTCTTTTGATTGCACTAATGGTATTTTCTGGATTGGTTACAGCTTGTCTTCTTGCAGGTTCACCAACTAATTGTTGTCCCTCTTCAGTAAATGCTACATAACTTGGAAATGCTTTACCATATTGACTTGCACCTTCTGCACTTGGGATAACGGTAGGTTTTCCACCGATGAGCACAGATGCTGCAGAGTTACTAGTACCTAAGTCAATTCCAATAATTTTTTCTTTTTTAGTATCAGACATAATTTTCACCTTTAAATTTTTTAATTTTTTTTAATTTTTTATCATTTTTGAATTTATTAATAAAATAATTACATAAAATAATTATTATCAATAAGTATTATAAAATAATTTTATAAGCATAATATTAATGAAATTAGTTTATTCTTTTTTAGCTTTTTTACAAACCCTTACTTTAGAATATTTGATAACTTTATCTTTTAAAGTGTATCCTTTCATAAGTTCATCAACAATTTCATTATTTTCATAATCAGGACTATCTACAGTAAGTAAAGCTTCATGTCTAAATGGATCGAACTTTTCTCCTACTGTAGGAATTTCTTTCAGACCTTCTTTTTCTAAAGTATTTTTCATTTTTGAATAAATCAATTTCAAACCTTCTCTAATTTCTTCTTCGTTAGTGGAGTTTTCAAGAGCCCTTCCCATATCTTCATAGACATCTAAGAATTTAGTGATAAGACCTTCATTTGCATATCTTATTAAAT is a window of Methanobrevibacter olleyae DNA encoding:
- the dnaK gene encoding molecular chaperone DnaK, coding for MSDTKKEKIIGIDLGTSNSAASVLIGGKPTVIPSAEGASQYGKAFPSYVAFTEEGQQLVGEPARRQAVTNPENTISAIKRKMGTDYKVTIQGKQYTPQEISAKILQKIKKDAESFLGEPIEKAVITVPAYFDDNQRTATKDAGTIAGLDVVRLVNEPTAASLAYGIDKQDDDDVNILVFDLGGGTLDVTIMEFGGGVFEVQSTSGDTQLGGTDMDNAIMNYLASEFKAETGIDLMNDDQAVQRLREASEKAKIELSTTLTSEVNLPFICIGADGKPHNLINNLTRAKLEELVDPIVNKCGQPIKQALDDAKMSKNDISKIILVGGPTRMPIVQKFVENFIGKPVERGIDPMECVAMGAAIQGGVLAGEIKDLVLLDVTPLSLGIETLGGVSTTLIERNTTIPAKKSQIFSTAADNQPSVDIHVVQGERKMATDNTTLGRFQLVGIPPAPRGMPQIEVTFDIDANGIINVTAQDKGTGKEQSITITSSTKLTDEEIEKAVKEAEMNAEADKKKQEEIEVKNNADSMIYTAEKTINEDEIKDKVSDEERDNIEKLVAELRELISGDDIQTIKEKTDELTKVVQDIGARIYQEAAAAQQAAQDAADASGADAGADQGNDDDDSTIDAEFEEKK
- a CDS encoding nucleotide exchange factor GrpE, translating into MAKKNIKKKSEDLDIDEKDQSKVQEDEKEETPSESEEESSGEEDECEDDELAKLNKDLEKKDEKIIELKSHIQRLQADFDNFRKQGDKQKQDLIRYANEGLITKFLDVYEDMGRALENSTNEEEIREGLKLIYSKMKNTLEKEGLKEIPTVGEKFDPFRHEALLTVDSPDYENNEIVDELMKGYTLKDKVIKYSKVRVCKKAKKE